A DNA window from Daucus carota subsp. sativus chromosome 3, DH1 v3.0, whole genome shotgun sequence contains the following coding sequences:
- the LOC108211510 gene encoding single-stranded DNA-binding protein, mitochondrial, producing the protein MKMAYSLSRTLCRSVLSNPTKSFIPVSSSSSYCTHEFNSNENTAAASAQVEGDDVSQRPVYVDRPLENGLDYGIYKAILVGQVGQNPVQKKLRSGRTVTLLSIGTGGIRNNRRPLENEEPKDYANRCAVQWHRVSIYREKLGEVAIKHVTPGSILYLEGNLETKVFSDPVTGLVRRIREVAIRQTGRLVFLGQGNNSQKSLPGEVKGVGYF; encoded by the exons ATGAAAATGGCTTATTCACTCTCAAGAACCCTCTGTCGTTCAGTTTTATCGAATCCCACTAAATCATTCATCCCCgtttcttcctcatcatcttATTGCACTCATGAGTTTAATTCTAACGAAAATACAGCAGCCGCTTCTGCTCAAGTGGAGGGAGATGACGTGTCTCAACGACCCGTTTATGTTGATAGGCCTCTCGAAAATGGGTTGGATTATGGCATTTATAAG GCGATTCTTGTGGGGCAAGTGGGTCAGAATCCAGTTCAAAAGAAACTGAGGAGTGGGAGGACTGTCACACTGCTGTCGATAGGAACTGGAGGAATTCGGAATAATCGGAGGCCTCTAGAGAATGAAGAGCCTAAAGATTATGCGAATCGGTGTGCTGTTCAGTGGCATCGCGTTTCAATCTATCGAGAGAAGTTGGGAGAGGTTGCCATTAAGCATGTCACTCCCGG GTCAATCTTGTATTTAGAGGGGAATTTGGAGACCAAAGTATTTTCTGACCCGGTTACTGGTCTTGTTCGTCGCATCAGAGAGGTTGCCATTCGTCAAACAG GTAGGCTTGTGTTCCTAGGACAAGGAAACAACTCTCAAAAATCCCTTCCGGGTGAAGTGAAAGGAGTTGGTTATTTCTGA